Proteins from one Thalassophryne amazonica chromosome 20, fThaAma1.1, whole genome shotgun sequence genomic window:
- the si:ch211-166e11.5 gene encoding sterile alpha motif domain-containing protein 3 — MSPQAKLRIILQDHEIRKLDLPHGIPDTVDELESIVREKFALDGNFTLHYKDADFGEEYFSLTSISDIKDKDTIKVVPIVEAPTVTLTFSDVDSSFESTSVTSLPNSEISVHPASSACSSGSQDTLILSSPEHVTRRTQRWPTEFPVPNFAYDTELVLASGNENFKNDGIQLNFATILTDILEKLAESIFLYVAYPTSVQLADVAEALIQKHPCLKEPGSYNGCYAWQQRLKYKMASYRSKLRGLGCPELDVNSLKKKRAHEKAPAKNIKKPKRAEVNYLPPHPQGESEGTLENVRLELLDEVKKRSNCLVISDKMAKTFSIRRQEVVIQAPSISDLRDRWPGLFDATQINEEFRRLTTVGLETTFMAKLDQYTPKIMTLVSSRRGAAKMKIQHIKKMLLEEPSVERRREAAIRSLIVYLREQEQDLFKEQLDGDEVVKIVVSRESSEPANATVVIEGEVLDGLTVPRACALLMGLMYALNLCYPKELKSTFEAFQKIFLELDALRASPKVMSLKSKLLY; from the exons ATGTCTCCTCAAGCCAAACTTCGCATCATTCTTCAGGACCATGAAATTCGCAAACTGGACTTACCCCATGGAATCCCTGATACTGTGGATGAACTTGAGTCTATTGTGAGAGAGAAATTTGCACTTGATGGGAACTTTACCTTGCATTATAAGGATGCTGACTTTGGAGAGGAATATTTTTCTCTTACCTCAATAAGTGACATCAAGGACAAGGATACCATTAAGGTGGTTCCCATTGTTGAGGCTCCTACTGTTACTCTAACCTTTTCTGATGTTGACAGTTCCTTTGAGAGTACATCAGTAACCTCACTTCCTAATTCAGAGATCTCTGTCCATCCTGCTAGCAGCGCCTGCTCTTCTGGATCACAAGACACACTGATTCTTTCATCACCTGAACATGTAACTCGACGTACACAGCGTTGGCCCACTGAATTTCCAGTACCTAATTTTGCATATGACACGGAGCTTGTGCTGGCCTCAGGAAATGAAAATTTCAAGAACGATGGAATTCAGCTCAACTTTGCCACAATCCTTACAGACATCCTTGAGAAACTGGCTGAAAGCATCTTTCTGTATGTTGCCTACCCCACAAGTGTGCAGTTAGCCGATGTTGCTGAGGCACTAATTCAGAAACATCCTTGCCTTAAAGAACCAGGGTCATATAATGGATGCTACGCATGGCAACAAAGATTGAAATATAAAATGGCCAGCTATAGATCTAAATTGAGAGGGCTTGGATGTCCTGAGCTTGACGTGAACTCTCTCAAAAAGAAGCGAGCACATGAGAAAGCACCCGCAAAGAATATCAAAAAGCCAAAAAGGGCAGAGGTGAACTATTTACCTCCTCACCCACAAGGAGAATCGGAAGGAACTTTGGAAAATGTAAGATTGGAGCTCCTTGATGAAGTAAAGAAGAGGAGCAACTGCCTGGTCATCAGTGACAAAATGGCAAAGACATTCTCCATTCGCAGGCAGGAAGTTGTCATTCAAGCAccatcaatcagtgacttgagagACCGATGGCCTGGTCTTTTCGATGCAACTCAG ATAAATGAAGAATTCAGAAGGCTCACCACTGTTGGCCTTGAGACAACATTCATGGCAAAACTGGACCAGTATACCCCGAAAATAATGACACTGGTGTCCTCAAGAAGAGGAGCTGCAAAAATGAAGATTCAGCACATAAAGAAAATGCTGCTAGAG GAACCATCTGTAGaaaggaggagagaagctgcaatCCGTAGCTTAATTGTGTACCTGAGAGAACAGGAACAGGATCTCTTCAAAGAACAGTTG GATGGTGATGAAGTCGTGAAGATTGTTGTGAGCAGAGAGTCATCTGAACCAGCCAATGCAACAGTGGTGATTGAGGGAGAAGTCCTGGATGGCCTGACTGTCCCAAGAGCATGTGCCTTGCTCATGGGACTTATGTATGCACTCAACCTGTGCTATCCAAAAGAACTAAAAAGCACTTTTGAGGCATTTCAAAAGATATTCCTTGAGCTGGATGCTCTGAGAGCTAGTCCCAAGGTAATGTCTCTTAAAAGTAAACTGCTGTACTAA